A single window of Flavobacteriales bacterium DNA harbors:
- a CDS encoding Crp/Fnr family transcriptional regulator — protein sequence MEGDPMRGVYYVMGQNVRIFRHDEKGNNIFLFLTSELVGLTSFFRNEKKYACSAFAGTQGCRAVFLSKEVFSELMDRHPEVRHELIKMLCARIGLIEVRTKNILHKSVDLRLTETLASLAQTEIEERQVETLRNITLRYSTKELAKIMGISINYLRKRLKELKDTGLIDYGKNWLLIKDLQTLSYSIKNE from the coding sequence ATGGAGGGGGATCCCATGAGGGGCGTGTACTACGTGATGGGGCAGAATGTCAGGATTTTCAGACACGACGAAAAAGGCAACAACATCTTTTTGTTCCTGACCAGCGAATTGGTTGGTCTCACATCTTTTTTCCGGAATGAGAAGAAATATGCTTGTTCCGCGTTCGCCGGAACGCAGGGGTGTCGGGCGGTATTCCTTTCAAAAGAGGTGTTTTCCGAGCTGATGGATCGTCATCCGGAAGTAAGGCATGAGCTAATCAAAATGCTGTGCGCCCGGATAGGGCTGATCGAAGTCAGAACCAAAAACATCTTGCATAAATCCGTTGACCTGAGGTTGACAGAGACACTTGCATCCTTGGCGCAAACCGAGATAGAAGAAAGGCAAGTGGAAACGCTTCGTAACATCACCCTTAGGTATAGTACGAAGGAGTTGGCTAAAATAATGGGCATCTCCATCAACTACCTGAGGAAGCGCCTGAAGGAGCTGAAGGATACCGGTTTGATAGATTATGGAAAGAACTGGTTGCTCATCAAAGACCTTCAAACGCTAAGCTATAGCATAAAAAATGAGTGA
- the narI gene encoding respiratory nitrate reductase subunit gamma, producing the protein MTLLSTYLHDAILSFVFLVILVIVYASANAILKARRTITDFGTAAQPSKTDYPGVFLIMAGAAISAVYLLWYGLTNNIGMLNYILFAIFPYLSLVIFLIGSVYRYRNRGFQVSSLSSEFLERKKLFWGSQPFHWGLLVLFFGHLIAFLFPSSVLAWNGSPVRLVILETTAFVFGLSALIGLVLLIKRRLGSDRVLVVTNKMDMLVYVTLLTQIISGLGVAYFNRWGSSWFAAVLTPYLRSVLAFNPDINAVSVMPWSVQIHIFSAFFIIAIIPFTRFIHFLVAPIDYIWRRYQLVIWNWSRKSIRNSSSYYFGKKSGNH; encoded by the coding sequence ATGACGTTGCTATCAACCTATCTACATGACGCTATACTCAGTTTTGTATTTCTCGTCATACTGGTCATCGTATACGCTTCCGCCAATGCCATTCTGAAAGCGAGGCGCACGATCACTGATTTTGGAACAGCTGCACAACCTTCAAAGACTGACTATCCGGGAGTTTTCCTCATCATGGCCGGCGCAGCAATTTCAGCGGTATATCTCCTGTGGTATGGATTGACCAACAACATCGGGATGCTGAATTACATTCTCTTTGCCATATTTCCCTATCTGTCATTGGTCATATTTCTGATAGGTTCAGTATATCGATACCGCAACAGGGGCTTCCAAGTATCCTCACTTTCATCAGAGTTTCTTGAAAGGAAAAAATTGTTCTGGGGCAGTCAACCTTTTCACTGGGGCCTGCTGGTGTTGTTTTTCGGTCACCTGATTGCATTTCTGTTTCCTTCCTCCGTCCTTGCATGGAACGGATCACCAGTGAGGTTGGTGATCCTTGAAACAACCGCATTTGTATTCGGATTATCAGCACTTATCGGCCTGGTATTGCTGATTAAAAGACGTCTTGGCAGCGATCGTGTTCTTGTGGTGACAAATAAAATGGACATGCTGGTTTATGTCACCCTGCTTACACAGATCATTTCGGGACTTGGCGTTGCCTATTTCAATCGATGGGGTTCATCATGGTTTGCCGCCGTGCTCACACCCTATCTGCGATCGGTATTGGCATTCAATCCCGACATCAACGCGGTGAGTGTAATGCCGTGGTCGGTTCAGATACACATCTTTTCTGCGTTCTTCATCATTGCCATTATTCCCTTCACCCGGTTCATTCACTTCCTGGTCGCTCCCATCGACTATATCTGGAGAAGGTATCAACTGGTGATATGGAACTGGAGCCGGAAATCCATTCGTAACTCGAGCAGCTATTACTTTGGCAAGAAGTCGGGAAACCACTGA